The Actinoplanes sp. N902-109 genomic interval CCGGGATCGCGGTGGACACGGGCACCTGCACGACCAGTGCGGCCGCGTACACCTGCGGTGACTTCAGCATCGGCGCCGGCGGCAGTGTGGCGTTGCGGGTGTCGCTGGCGGCCACTCCCGCGGCCGACCCCGGTGCCACCTGGGCGCCGGCGGTGACCGTGGCGCGGGTGGGCGAGTCGGTGAGCCGTACGGTGACCGCCGCGACCGTCGGTGCGGCCAGCGCCCCGCTCACGGTGACCGTCGTCGGGCCCGCGCCCGGCACGCTGCTGCCCGGTGACACCGGCGACCTGGCGATCACGGTGACCAACCCGGGCCCGTCCAACGCGCGCAACGCCCGCTTCACCTTCCGCGCGCCGACCGGCACGTCGTTCGGCCCGCTCAGCGCGACGGTGGCGCAGTTCTGCGTACGCTCCTCGGCCACCCAGGTCGACTGTGTGCTCGACGTGGCCGCCGCCACGGACGTGCGGTTCACGCTGCAGGTGCTGGTGCCGCCGACGGCCGACCCGGACGACACCGTGGACGGCGGCTGCGTGGACACCAACCGCGACGGGGTGTGCACCTCGCCGCCGGACAACCCGATCCCGAACATCGAGCTGGGCGCGCCGCTGACCGGCTCGACCACCGTGGCGACCCGCGCGGGCACGGCCACGCCCGGGCTCAGCGCCACCGGCTACGTGGTGGTGACCTCGCAGCGCTCGGCGAACGGGCTGACCGTGACCGTGCCGCTGAACGGGCTGCCCACCGGCTTCACCGTCACCTCGGCGACCGGCCCCAACGGATCGGCCTGCCAGGTGCAGCCCACCCAGGTCGTCTGCACCGACGTGACCCTGGCCGCCGGGACCAACCAGGCCGTGGCCCTCGTGGTGGCCACTGCGTCGAACCTGGCGGCCGGGGTGACCTGGGCGGCGAGCCCGATCACGCTGGCCCGTGGCACGGAGAGCACGCAGGGCAGCGGCACCCTGATCACCACCGGCCAGCCGGTGCCCGGGTTGCGCGTGACGGTGACCGGCCCGACCGACCCGGTGGAGACCGGCACCACGACCACGATGACCGTGTCGATCACCAACGTGGGCCCGTCGGACGCGACCGGGCAGACCGCGACCGTCGTCGCGCCCAGCCAGAGCACGTTCGGCACGCTGTCCGGGCGGGCCGCCGCGGACTGCACCGTGGTCAGCACCACCCGGCTGAGCTGCCGCTACGACCAGGCGGTGGGGGCCGACCCGCGGGTCTGGCAGATCCCGGTGGTGATCGCCGCCGACGCCGACCCGGAGCAGCCGGCCAGCGGCGGCTGTGTCACCACCGGCGGCACCAGCACGTGCCTGGCCGACATCGACGTGAACGCGCCGTTCGCGGTGTACCAGCCGCTGAACCGGACCGCGGCGATCACGTTCGGGCCGCTGGAGGTCGATCCGGGCCAGAGCGGCTCGCCGACGATCACGGTGAGCGACACCAGCGACCGTGACGGGCTGAGCCTGGTCGTACCGCTGGACAGCCTGCCCACCGGCTTCACGGTCAGCGGCGCCGATGCGCAGTCCGCCGACGGTGCCAACGCCTCCGGTACGTGCACCGTGCAGACCGCCCAGGTCAGCTGCACCGGCATGGCGGTCAACAACGGCGACATCACGGTGACGCTGACCGTCGACGTGGCGGCCGGCACCGCCGCCACCGCGAAGTGGACGGCGACCAACGTGACGCTGACCGACGACGACCAGCCCACCGACCAGCTGGTGGCCAGCGGCGTGCTGGTCACCACGGGCGGCGACGCCGACACGGTCACCACCACGTTCGGCACGCCGACGGTCAACCCGGCCGCGCCCGGGCAGAAGACCGTGCTGCCGATCACCCTGCGCAACCCGGGCCCGAACGACGCGACCCCGCACGTCATGACGCTCAAGATCCCGGCCGGGCTGACCGTCGGCACGCCGCTGCCCGACGACTGTGTCTGGGACGAGGGTCAGAACGTCGTCACGTGCACCCGGGACCTGGTGGTGGGGGACGAGTACACGTACCGGATCCCGCTGGTGGTGGGCCGGACGATCACGCCGCCCACGGCCATCACCGGCGGTTGCCTGGATGCCGAACCGGCCAACAACAGCTGCGCCGATGCCGACGACCAGGCGCTGCCGGCCATCTCGGTGGTGGCCTCGCGGGTCGACCTGGCGCTGGGCGTCAAGCGCAAGACCACCACGGCCCGGCCCGGCGGCACGGTGCTGCTCAAGCTGCCGTACAGCAACAACGGTTCGCAGACGGCCAACGGCATCGTGTTCGAGATCGACCCGCCCACCGGCGTCAACCTGGAGCGGGCGCAGGTGCTGCTGGACGCCTCGACCAGCGCGTTGTCCGCGGCGGCTGCGGCGGCGGCCGACAGCGGGCTGACCGACATCGACTGCATCCCCGACGAGCTCGGCGACGAGAACGCGGTGGTGTGCGACGGGCCGAACGCAGCGGTCGGCGCCGAGAGCGAGCTGTGGCTCACCGTGCGGATCACCGCGGCGGCCAGGAAGGGCGTCCATCCGGTACGGGTCACGATCAGCACCACCAGCCCCGAGGGCAATGTGGTCAACAACACGGTCGAGGCCCTGCTGTCCATCGCCGGCGCGGGCGACTCCGACCCCGGCAACCCGGGCACCGGCGGCAACGGGAACAACGGCGGCGGCGGGGGCGGCGGCACCCTGCCCAAGACCGGGCAGAGCCTGGTCGGGCTGGTCGCCGTGTCGGTCATGCTGATCATCGGTGGCGCCACCGCCCGGATCGGCGCGCGCAGGAAGCCCGCCCGGCGCGGATAGGGGGTGTGGTGGCCGCCACCGAGGGTCAAGGAGGATGATTGTGCCGTGGCGTACGACGCGTTTCTCCTGCTCTCCTTCGGCGGCCCCGAGCACCCCGACGACGTGATGCCGTTCCTGCGCAACGTGACGCGCGGGCGCGGTGTCCCCGAGGAACGCCTCGCCGAGGTCGCCGAGCACTACCTGCACTTCGGCGGGGTGTCACCGATCAACCAGCAGTGCCGCGACCTGCTGGCCGCGGTGCAGGCCGACTTCGCCACCCACGGCGTGCAGCTGCCGGCCTACTGGGGCAACCGCAACTGGCAGCCCATGCTGGCCGGCACCGTGGCGCAGATGCGCGACGACGGCGTCACCTCGGCGCTCGGGTTCGCCACCAGCGCTTACGGCGGCTACTCCTCCTGCAAGCAGTACTGGGAGGACATCGCCGAGGCCCGCAAGGCGGTCGGTCCGCGGGCGCCGGTGATCACCAAGCTGCGGCAGTTCCACGACCATCCCGGGTTCGTGGGGCCGCACACCTCGGCCGTACGCGAAGCCTTGGCCACGCTGGACCCGGCCCGGCGCGCGACCACCAGGCTGGTTTTCACGGCGCACTCGATCCCCAGTTCCATGGCGGCCACGGCGGGCCCCACCGGCGGGCGTTACGAGGCCCAGCTGCACGAGACCGCCGCGCTGGTGCACGCGCAGGCCGCCGCCGACCTGCCCTGGGACCTGGTGTGGCAGAGCCGCTCCGGGCCGCCGCAGGTACCGTGGCTCGAGCCCGACATCAACGACCACCTCAAGGACCTCGCGGCCAAGGGTGTCACCGACGTGGTGGTCAGCCCGATCGGCTTCGTCTCCGACCACCTCGAGGTGATCTGGGACCTCGACAACGAGGCCAAGGAGACCGCCGCCGAGCTGGGCCTGGGCTACGCCCGCGCGGGCACCCCCGGCACCGACCCGCGGTTCGTCACGATGATCCGCGAGCTGGTGCAGGAACGCACCGAGGGTGTGAACCGCGAAAAGCTCGGTACGCTCCCGGTCTGGGACGTCTGCCCCGTGGACTGCTGCCCGCCGCCCCGCCGCCGACCCTGACCGCTGCCAAGAGGAGTCCCATGACCGAGCGCAAGGCCATCGAGAGCTGGCTCACCGACATGGACGGCGTGCTCGTCCACGAAGGCGAGCCGGTTCCGGGCGCGCCCGAGTTCGTCAACCGGATGAAAGAGTCGGGCAAGCCCTTCCTCATCCTGACCAACAACTCCATCTACACCCCGCGCGACCTGCAGGCCCGGCTGGCCCGCATGGGCTTCGACGTGCCCGAGCAGTCCATCTGGACCGCTGCGCTGGCCACCGCGCAGTTCCTGGCCGACCAGCGCCCCGGAGGCACCGCCTACGTCATCGGCGAGGCCGGCTTGACCACCGCCATGCACGCCGCGGGCTACGTGCTCACCGAGTTCGCCCCGGATTATGTGGTGCTCGGCGAGACCCGCACCTACAGCTTCGAGGCGATCACCAAGGCCGTGCGCCTGATCAACGACGGCGCCCGCTTCATCTGTACGAACCCCGACGCGACCGGCCCGTCCAACGAGGGTGCGCTGCCCGCAGCCGGTTCGGTGGCGGCGATGATCAGCAAGGCCACCGGTGTCGACCCCTACTTCGTCGGCAAGCCCAACCCGATGATGATGCGCTCGGCGCTCAACGTCATCGGCGGCCACAGCGAGAGCACCGCCATGATCGGCGACCGGATGGACACCGATGTGCTGTGCGGCCTGGAGGCGGGCCTCGAGACCATCCTCGTGCTCACCGGCATCAGCACCCGCGAGGAAAGCGAACGCTACCCCTACCGCCCGTCCCGCGTCGTCGCCAGCGTGGCGGACCTGATCACCGAGATCTGAACAAGCAGTCCAGCCGGTAGGACACCACGTCCACGGCCTCGGCGGGCGTGCGTGCGCCCACCACGATCATCGAGGCGAGGCCCGCGGCCAGCGCACCCAGCTCGCGGGCCTCCATCAGCACATCGATGTCGGCCGCCACCTCACCGGCCTCGACGGCCCGGTGCAACTGGGCCGAGAGCACGCTCTCCAGGGCCTGCTGCGGCATCGTGTCGTCCGCGGACCTGGCGGTCGCGGCCAGCACCGGATCGGTCAGCGCCGCCGCGAAATACGCCGACTGCACCCGCGACATCATCAGCCCGCGCTCGTCGGTCGGCAGCACCTCCAGCAGCACGATCCGCATGAACTCCTGCGGCGTCGCGGGCCGCCCCAGCGCAGCGAACCGCTGTCTCATCCGCTCGCCGAACTCCCGCGTCAGCAGATCCAGCGCGCCAACCAGCAACCGCTCCTTGGTGTCGAAGTAGTACTGCACCAGCCGCATCGACACCCCGGCCTCGGCCGCCACCTCCCGCAACGTCGCCGCCGGCAGCCCCCGGCCGGCCGCGATCCGCCACACCGCCTCCGCGATCTCCCGCCGCCGCACCTCATGATCGACCCGCTTCGGCACGCCTACACTCTGGCACAGCGCCCGCCCGGCCGTTCGCTTGCCGGCTTCCCACCGGCGCGCGTCGGCTTCACCGCGAGCCGGGTTCCGCATCTCTTCCGGGCGGTCTTCGATGGCCCGGCGGGCGAAGTCGTCCGGCATGGTGTTTGCTGTCACGATGGCCCCTGCCCCCCGGAGGGAGACCGGCGTGTTGCGCACCCGTGCCACCACCTTGGCCGCCATCGCGATGCTCGCCCTCGGCGGTTGCGGCGCTTCACCGGCGGAGGACGCGCCCGGGCAGGACGCGCCTGGGCAGGACACCGGCGCTGTTCCAGCACCGCCGCCATCGGGCGCAGCCGCGGCATTCGTGGCGTGCCTTCGACGCAACGGCATCCCGGCCGTCCCGCCACCACCCGGTCCCGGTGTCCTGCCTCCGGGTCCTGGTGTCCCGCCTCCTGGGGCTGGTGGCCCGCCGCCGGGTCCTGGTGTCCCGCCGCCCGGGATTGGTGTTTCACCGCTCGGTCCCGGGGCCCTGCCGGCCAGCGTCGGCGGCCCGCCGTCAGGGGCCGGTGTCCCGCCGCGTGGGGCTGGTGCCCGGCCTCCCGGCGTCGGCGGCCCGCCGCCGGGGTCTGGTGTCCCGCCGCCCGGTGTCCCGCCGCCCGGGTCGGGTGTACCGCCGCCTGGTGTCCCGCCGCCCGGTGTCCCGCCGCCCGGCGTTTCCGTCGAGACCTGGCACAAGGCGCAGCGGGCATGTGCCCCGAGCCGGTAGTTGAGCCAGTGCCGTCCACAGTTGCACGACCACCATGTTCGCCACCGGCGTCGGTGACTACCACGGAGACACCGCCAGCGACCTGACGAGCGCCGCCTTCGACAGCATCGACCTGTTGAACCTCGCGGGTGTCCTGGTCTGACCCGGACTCCGCGCACCACCGGAACGGAGCAGCGTTTCCCATGAAGGTCCTGATAGCTGTCGCTTTCATCGTGGTCGGCCTCGGGCTGGCCTATTTCAAGTATTGGTCGCTCACCTTCACTCAGCGGCGTAAGAAAAAGCGGGGTCGGTGACGGTGCGGGCGATCATCATCGGTGTACCACTCGGCGCAGGCATCGCCTTGTTCAGCTGCAAGGCGCCGCTGCCCGAGCATGACAATCTGCCGGTCGCCGGGCTGGGCGTGGTCTTCGGCACCGCAGCCGGTGCGGGCCCCTAGCGCCGCGCCAAGAACGAGCAGTAGCGCGCCGGCCCGGCAATCCGCGTCAGGCGCGCCACAGGTTGCCGCAGGCTGGGCTGCCGGCGATCCGGGCAGCTCGCCACTGTCCACGTACGGCTGAAGGGCTGTCCGCACCCCGCGAGACTGCCAGATAATGCCCACCATGGCGACAACCGTGGGTGATGGACCGATGCACGTGCTGGCGTTGCACGGCTGGTTCGGCTCGGCGGACGGCTGGGGTTATCTGCCCGGGCTGGTCGACGGCGTGAAGCAGACGTGGGCGTTCCTGGACTACCGGGGCTACGGCAGCCGCCGCGACGTGCCGGGGGAGTACACGAT includes:
- a CDS encoding ferrochelatase — translated: MAYDAFLLLSFGGPEHPDDVMPFLRNVTRGRGVPEERLAEVAEHYLHFGGVSPINQQCRDLLAAVQADFATHGVQLPAYWGNRNWQPMLAGTVAQMRDDGVTSALGFATSAYGGYSSCKQYWEDIAEARKAVGPRAPVITKLRQFHDHPGFVGPHTSAVREALATLDPARRATTRLVFTAHSIPSSMAATAGPTGGRYEAQLHETAALVHAQAAADLPWDLVWQSRSGPPQVPWLEPDINDHLKDLAAKGVTDVVVSPIGFVSDHLEVIWDLDNEAKETAAELGLGYARAGTPGTDPRFVTMIRELVQERTEGVNREKLGTLPVWDVCPVDCCPPPRRRP
- a CDS encoding HAD-IIA family hydrolase, with the protein product MGRLPRGLLPAAPPPTLTAAKRSPMTERKAIESWLTDMDGVLVHEGEPVPGAPEFVNRMKESGKPFLILTNNSIYTPRDLQARLARMGFDVPEQSIWTAALATAQFLADQRPGGTAYVIGEAGLTTAMHAAGYVLTEFAPDYVVLGETRTYSFEAITKAVRLINDGARFICTNPDATGPSNEGALPAAGSVAAMISKATGVDPYFVGKPNPMMMRSALNVIGGHSESTAMIGDRMDTDVLCGLEAGLETILVLTGISTREESERYPYRPSRVVASVADLITEI
- a CDS encoding TetR/AcrR family transcriptional regulator, with protein sequence MPKRVDHEVRRREIAEAVWRIAAGRGLPAATLREVAAEAGVSMRLVQYYFDTKERLLVGALDLLTREFGERMRQRFAALGRPATPQEFMRIVLLEVLPTDERGLMMSRVQSAYFAAALTDPVLAATARSADDTMPQQALESVLSAQLHRAVEAGEVAADIDVLMEARELGALAAGLASMIVVGARTPAEAVDVVSYRLDCLFRSR